In Acropora muricata isolate sample 2 chromosome 13, ASM3666990v1, whole genome shotgun sequence, the DNA window CCTAAAAGCGTTCTTGCGGCAAAGTTTCAGGGTTTTCGATTTTTCGAACCTGTCCAgcgattctcgatatttggagTCAGTGACTCTTAAGTGCAGTGGCAGGAACATCTCTGAGAACATTGTCAGTTGAGTCATCCTCTGAATCATTCATATCAATCTGACTTAACTCTTCAATAATTGCCAATTCAGCAAGTTCTTTGTCTACTAAAATGCTGTTCCAGTCCTCAGGCAATAGGTCATCTTCTTCATCCGCAGAAAAATCCTCTGAAACCACAGTCAGGTCAGTGCCAACCATGTCACCAAACACTTTCTGAAGAATTGAATAGATTTTGTGGGCATGTGACAAATCCCATATTTCTACAAAGTTACAAATGTCTCTCAGAGTGAACAGCTTTGCGCAATTGTCAATGACTTGGGAAATCTGAATGTCTGAAAAAACCCAACAGTATTGTGGGGTGGCTAAAAACCTTCAAATTTCCACTAGAATCTCTTCCACAGATCAACCAATAGACTTTTATGAAATTTACTTAGTTCACATCCAAGCAATGAAGTTTGAGCAAAAGAAACAGTGCGGTTTCTCTGAGTCTCTGGAGATGGTGGCTCTATTGTGGATGATGCCATGGGGTAACAAAGAGCTATGCAATCTTCTCGTTCACACTTGCACTCTAAAGAACAGTTATCACAGCACAGGTGCAAAGGATCCTTTGTAGAATGTTGAACATCAAAGAAACTCATCAAAAACTCACGTCTACAGGACTTTGTCTTGATATATTTCTTAATATCCTTCTCTACTTGTATTAACTGGAGACTCTGGTACAATAAGTAGGCTATGCTTTGCTTGCCATCCCTGCCTGCCCTTCCACTTTGTTGCATATATGCCTCAACATTCTTGGCAGGGCCAAAGTGTATGGTTCTGTGCACTTGCTTGCAGTCGACACCCATCCCAAATGCAATGGTTGCAACTAGAATTCATACACACCCTCTGTCACTCTGGAAGGATACTAGAATGTGCTCTTTATTGGAGGTAGGTGTACAAGAGTGAAGCATCTCCAGTTGCCCTCTCTTTGCATCTTTCTGCATAGGATCTTCATAGATTTTTTCACCGAGCAGTATTTTTATTGTAGTGTATACAAGGGCACATTGCTTGATTGTCTAGCAGTAAATAATTGTTCAAGTTGCCTCTGTACCATTTTCAGATAATTCATTGGCCAGCCAGGAAAAGTAGTCAGACAAATTGGCATTTTTCTTCATGTAGTCAACTACTTAAGAAATGTTTTCCTTGTTTGGACTTTCCAGGATTGTACGTGGATTCTCAAATAAAAGAGAATCAAATATTACTGCCCGGGTGTCACTGGTTGCTGTTGCTGTCAGGGCAATGAAAGGGCACCCTGGTATCAAAGATCTAAACTCTTGCGACTTTGAAAACCACTCTCTAAAGGCAACATGCTTCTGGCTTTTGGATTGCCACCTACAAACAACAGAAATAGGCCAATTTATATTCCTATTTTTCTACCTTTTCTTACATAGAATACCTTGAAGTTGAAAACTAGTAGCTCAAAATATAGTAACTGTGCGAAACTTTAACGTTTGTCACTTTCTCAAAGTCTATCACATTTAATATGATAGCAATTATGTCAAATTTTTTCTCCATTAACAAGCAAACCATCGTTGACATTGAGTAAATCACAACCTGGGAAATGAAGTAATATGCGGACATTTGACTTGAGACTAGATTACCAGTGACAAATAACGTGAGCCTCGTCGACAGCAACAGCTCTGACAGAGTTTCGATAACAATCACTCATGGCCATCTTCCTCCATTTTTCATCACCAAGCCACAGTTCTGGTGATCCAAAAACGACCGAATAATCCCCATTCTTTACTTCATTACACTGCTTTTCTGTGGTTATTTCGGCTTGAGATATGGCGGTGATACCAAGGGAAATAAGGCGCATAACTTGATCTTTCATCAGACTTGTCAGTGGAGAAATCACGacgattatatttttttcaacgGTGGACTGTAAACAAGAATAAATCAACGGCAAGGCTTGATAAATCAAAGACTTCCCAAAACCCGTTGGGAGGTTAACAAAAACGTCTTTCTTCTCCTCAACAACATATTTGATGGCATCCTCCTGGTGCTTATTTAAACTTTCAATACCAAAAACCTCGCAAACTTTCGCAAATGTGTGCTCCATCATATCCGCCATTTTTTTCCGCGTGGAAACGTGACAGACGCGCACGTACCTTGCGAGTTAGTTCTTGATTTTTAAGAGCCAAtttgtgattggctaaaaagttGTTACGTCACGGAAATCATTTAGCTGCTCGGGTTCGCAGACGCTATTTTTCGGAGGGAGAGAAGCGACGACCGGAAATGCGTCTGCGCTTCGCAGGCTAACATAGGATGTAATGCACGTATAAAAGATTTATCCGTCCAGGTTGTCCTTTTTAAACTTTTATAACTTTTTCTATACCGAACTGGAACCCAAACAGTAACACAACACTTGAATACTATTATGCGTACCAAACTGCATTTAAACTACTTGTCCTTAAATGCTTTGAGAAAACATTCCATAAGTTGGTTCATACAATCCATTTTTCACATTTGCATCTCTTGCATTTCTTGCATTTTCTCCATGCTGGATGCAACGCATTCTCCTTGGGATTTAATCTCATCAAAAGCCCACCTGAAGTGCTCCTCCCCATCTCCTTCTTCAGCATCGTTCACTTTGCGTTTTCTTTTGCCCTGGCCTTCCTTTCTTTCCAAGCGTGATTTCAGTGGGGCGGCAGTTTCCTTTTGAATGAGCGCTTCTTCCCTGCTGGACTCAGCAGAACGGTTTAAAGGGCTGTCCGTATCTGCTGAAGATATGGCCGACGAAGTATCCCCAGGTTCTTGCACGTGTTTTCAGGGTCATGGCAATGGGCAACCCAGAACGGCATTAATTTCATCATAGAAAATAGTCTTTCGTAAGTTACCACCTGTCTGATTTCTGTTccattctttgttttctttatagCCATCAATtaagaactttatttttcgtaaACACTTGTCCATtatcttgtttgttttgaactTATTATTGATGGTCTCGGCAATCTCACACCAAGCATTTCTTGAATCTTTGCTGTTGATCATATCCTGCTGGTCTGCCCATAACTGTAGTAAGTAGCGCTGTTGCTCGTTTGTCCACTTGTCATATTTCTTGGTtgtggactggctggactgacTGAAGGACTGACTATCAAGTTGATTGGCTTCTCCTAGTGAACTGGAGGACGGAGAGCTGGTTGAGCAGGTGGGATCGAATGGATATAAAGAACCGAATGTCGGCTGACTATAATTGACTTCTCGGTGTCCAAGGTAAATCCTTGGGTCTGGCTTCATGGCTCTCAATGGCATTTTAAAGGCATGGAAGCTTGCATACGGCCACGAGGGATCCATCTTCCTACAAGGCTGCTGCCAAATCCTAGGCAAATTGATTTTACCGCCccttttatttactttttgcgTTATGGTTGACATCTTAAAagcttttttgatattttgtgacattttgGCCAGAACTTGGCAATTTCAAGTGGTGGTATCTTTGAACATTTGGGGCATTCCGctcatttttgaaaatgtcgGACAAATCGGTCGCACAAGCAAAACCTATATGATGACAGATTTTTTGTTAAATGAACAACTTTTTACACTGGTGCAACCCGGCCCCGATTCTGCTTGCATGTCTAGCCTGGTTTGATGCAGTTTTGCTTCAAAATGCAATTTCTGTTCTTGGGCATGAGCTTCTTTCTCTTTCCGGCAATTGTCTAACCATGATGTCACCCTTTCGACATCGCTGTCTGCTTTTTCCAGTTTTGCATGGAGCCGATCGTTCCATTCCTGCAAATTAGTGATCTCTTCTTTTGCTTCTAATTTCGCCATGTCTATATCAAGACACAGGTGTCTCTTAATTGCCTCATGTTTTCCCTTTTCCTAAAAGGCATTAGTCTTCATCATTGTCGTCTCCAGTTGCATAACTTTGATCTCCATGTTCGTTTCAGTTGCCTCCGTGTCGCTCTGAGTATTCAGGACGTAATTATATTCACACAATTTGTCCTATATGTATTCTTCGGAATGGCCGCGTTGCCGGAGGTGCCACGTTTCATTAACTCTGCCCGTTTACTGGGGATAACACTTTAACGAACGAGACTCAATCAATAAACTGGACCAAGCTTAAatatttgaattcatttttcttgTGTATTCACATGCTTTCTGCCGGGTGAAAACTTTTGTTATCTACTTTCGACACACAGAGAGCAGCGGTGCCATCAAAGTGAAAGATCTTAGATCTCTCCACATGTTAGGCTAACGGGAATCACAGATGACCACGCAGGCCAAGTTCTAAGTTCAAGTGTATTTTCCTCTTAATATTTCTCACTATGACAGCAAAAAGAGATAGGAAATTGTTTAAACAATTGCCCAGGGAACTACATTACAGTACTGTGCAAAAGAAATGAGAGCGAATTTCAACGAAATTCGTGCTTTGTTCTCATCCAAATTCGGCGAATTTTCGCTTGAAATTTTGCACATTTGACATTCGAAATTTCACGGAAGTCGGCAAAAATTGGTAAGATTGCGCGAAATTTCGTTGAGGACATCGAAAAATCGAAGAAGCGAATTTACGAGGAAGCGAAATATCAACGAAAATTCGCACTAAACTGAAGGCAATATCAGCGAATTTTTGCAAAATACACGATGCGAAATTTCGCACAAACGAAAAACAGCAGTGAATTTTCGCAAAACCTATACACTAGCAGTGTTTGGGGGACAACACGAAACCGTTCTACGTGTTTTGGAACAAAGTGTACTGAAGTAGTCGGTCCTACGGCATGTAAAAGTTATCTATTGATTTTTCCCCAGAAAGCAAAAACATGAAGAAAGGCAACAATAAAAATGGGTGGCTAGTGCGATGAGTGTACGATCAGTGTACCAGGTGGCCATTTTAATTTTGCTgttattcttttaaaattttatgACGAGTTTCCTACATTCGATTGCATTTCTTGTATTCCtttccctgttttttttttcaggattaTTTTCAGAGCTTAAATTGAGCAATTATCTTTTCTTTATGCCATGAATGGCTTCCATGTCATTCCCTTCTGTATTTTgcaattaccgtatttacccgtgtataatgtgcactttttttttccgaaatttgAAGTTCAAAATTTACactgcgcattatacacggaacCTTTTGTTTATTGCTACATTAATTTGCATACACGCGGACACACGCGAAAGAACAATAAACTTGAATTTAATAGGTTGTTGTTAAGGCTGTTGTTATAATAAAGCCGTAACTAGCCTATCATAGTTGTTTAATTTCAAtcgataaaaaaaatacataaaataaTTCAGTCATTAGTAAAATTTACGAGCAGTCCATCATGGCAACAGCAAATACGAAGCGACAAAATTATACCACGGCAGAGAAGTGGAAATTGATACAATTTGCAGAACAGCACTGAAATCGCTCAGCCCAGGGAGAATTTGATATTGCAGAGAGCAGTATTCGTCTTTGGCGAAGAAGTAAGGAGAACCTGGAGAAAATGCGCGTCTTCAACGTGCAAATCGTGGAAAAAAAGCGGCTTGGCTTCGTCTCGAGCAAGATGTGATGGCCTGGATCACGGAGAAACGGAACAATGGACTGGTAATTTTGCCGACCATGATCAGACTTAAAGTGAAAAGATCCACAGTATGACATCTCTGCCGGTCAGTTCAAGGCTTCTAACCACTGGTGCCAACGATTCATGAAGAGAAACGGCTTGTCACTGCGACAAAAAACCACACTCGCCCAACGTCTTCTACCTGACTTTGAGGAAAAAATTGTGCAGTTTCATCAATATGTTATCGGGCAGCGTCAGGCCCACAACTATCCCCTTCAACTCGTAGGAAACATGGACGAGGTTTGAGTCCATTTTGACATGCCGTCAAATCGAACCGTCAACGCAGTTGGCGACAAAACAGTAAAGATCAGAACCACAAGCAATGAAAAGATCCGCCGGACTGTTGTCCTGGCATGCGCAGGAGATGGCTCCAAACTGAAAGAGCTGGTCATTTTCAAATCTAAGACCATGTCAAAGATCCAAAACAAGCGTGGCATTGTCGTAACTGTTCAAGAAAAAGGCTGGATGGGCAGTGAAACCATGAAAATTTGGATGGAAAAAATCTGGCGTGCTCATATTGGAGGCCTCAGTCGGCGAAGGAGTCTACTCGTGTTTGATTCCTTCGAAGCACACAAGAAAGTGGAGGTGAAGCAATCACTGAAATCAGAGAACACAGATTTGTCAGTAATACCTGGCAGGCTTACCTCTCTTCTGCAGCCTTTAGATGTTTGTTTAAATAAACCTTTTAAGGATAAACTCAGGCAGAGGTAGATGACCTGGATGGCAGAAGAAATCCATGAACTGACGCCTACTGGAAGGCAAAAGAAGCTATCCGAGGAACTAATGTGTCAATGTATCAGCGAAGCATGGCGGGAGATTCCACGAGAAATGGTTGCAAGATCATTCTTAAAGTGCGGAATCACAAACTCTCTTGATGGTTCAGAGGACGATCTTGTGTTTGACAGTTCATCTGATGAATCGTTTGACGATGATCTTCTTGACGAACTATCAGTCAGATTTTGAAGGATTTTAAGGTACAATTTCAACTTGAGCTTATGAAACCACTGTAAATAATGACTGATTTAAAAGAGTTTTTCCATGTAAAAGTTTAAATACAGACTTTGAGCAAATTTAATAGTAACAACAGAGCGCCAGTGCATGGAACACTTTTGTTTATTCAAAGTACATTCATATTAAGTTATCGTTTGTTATCGCTAGCTTGTCGCGTCGCTTCAGTCGCTTTGAAACTATTAATGTGTAAACAATTACTTTGTAATCTTAAAGCATCGCTCGCTCTGAAGCTTTTAACATGTATATAATTCCCTTGTTTTAAAGCCTTAAGGTATCGCTCGATTTGAAACTTTTACTACTGTAAATATTCCTTTTGTATTTAAGTTTAAATATCGCTCGCTTCAAAAATGTGAATAATCACATTGCAAGCTTTAGGTAATTAAACTGTTGAAACGGAGCATGCATGTTTGTCTAGTGTTGGCTTGGGCTTTTGATTCCGTGGATTTTTAATAACaaactttttttcaaagaaaaattttccaaaaataagGGTGCACATTATACACTGGTGTGCATTATACACGGCTAAATACGGTATTTTGCCTGGGTTCCATGCGAGATACCTTTTTGTGTGTTTTGCTCCAtgattttttattacttttcttttcttccttaTACTGTACTCTGtggttaaagatatttttcctaGTCTATGATTTCCTATTCTGCATTCCCATTTTGCAAATATGTTGCCTCGATCCCATGATTACTTCCTTATATATTTCACATTCTCTTTCAAACTAGATGTGCCTCGACTGCATTATTTCTGTGATCTATAGTGTCAAGTTGGGTCGAGGTTGCCCGACTGGAGAGTGAACGTGATCATAAGaaaggcggccattttgaaaaacgaaATCGGCCCAAAATGAATTTAGACGAAATCGTTGAAGAGAAGTTCATATGAGACCTCGTTAAAAGGAAGTTATCCTACCACGCTATTAGTGAAAGACTTCAAGCACTCTATCCTGGTAGGTTTGGTGTGTTTAGCTGCTGTTTTCAACTGCAGTTTATTCAGATCCAAATTTGTCACTTTGAACCAATTATAGCTATTTTGTCTTGATTGACAGAGGCACAGGGACTTCAAGAAGTGTCCGAAGATGTGACCTTCCAAAGGTAACAGGATAGCGTATGTAGCTTGCAGGTTAGGAGCAAAATTGAACGCGTAACTGAAGTAAACCACCACGTGCAGGAACGTCAACgagtattaaaattatttattcccAAGTAGCGCAGTAGCGATGTGTTGCGATGGTAAACGATTACGGTTCGAACTAAAAGGCAATTAAAAACGAGACGAAACTAAGAATAATGCGCAACGAAATACAATAGATGAATAGCGATGAAACAATTTAACGTAATGTATACAACGGGAAACTAATtagtaaaaataaacaataacctGAACCGAGCAGGGAAAAACATAAATCGACTTACTTTGGTGAAGCTCCTTAGAATTTGGCAAAGAAAAAACAGCGATAGATTTGCCCAAGCTTGGGATATCACAATCACAACAGCGAAATAAAACTCAATAATCCCCTCACACCCCAGAATATACCGTAATCCAACACTAAACTTAACCAAATGACATAATACGAAGCTAAGGCGATAGTGAAATTAACCAGAAACATGAAAAGaagatatttacaaaaaaacaactgtgTTAACAAGGTAAAAGTGCGATTTAAACGTAACATTCCGGGCCCTTTAAAGGCGGAAGATAACTAGGAGCCTTTAACTATTAAAAACTTAAGGTAAGCAAGGGAAACTAAACAAAATGTCAAGTCCTTATGATTCTTAAGCAGTGTTCAACAAACATCACGCAGCTTCTAGTAGGACGATCTTGTCAATCGGTCGCACAAGTGTGGAGGACTTCATCTTGACCTTGACGCTGCGCACCAAACCATCCTTTCGACTCTGGTATACTTCCAAGATCTGTGCCAAAGGCCAAGAGCTACGCGGAAGACTCTCGTCTACGACGAGGACGACATCGTTAACAGCGAAATTTCTGTTAGTGCGATTCCATTTCCGCCTTTCTTGCAGGGTTGGCAGATACTCACGAATCCAACGCCGCCAAAACATCAGCTAGGTACTGGACCTGTCTCCACCGGCGACATGGATAGTTGTCTTCCTTCGTAAAGGCACCTGGGGGTAAAGTCGGCCCTGCTCGCAGCAGTAGCAGATGATTTGGTGTTAAAGCTTCAAGGTCTTTAGGATCGTCTAAAACCTTCGTTATCGGGCGACCATTGGTGATGGATTCCACTTCACACATTAGTGTAAGAAGACCTTCGTCATCTAAGGGTTGCTCTTTAAGCAGGGCTCCTGCCACTTTTCGCACCGTTCGGATACACCGTTCCCACACACCTCCGTGATGGGAACCTGCAGGTGGATTAAAGATCCATTTTACATTCTTGGCAAGGAGGAAATTGTCTTGATTCCAGTCACCTACTGCTTGGCGCAACTCTTTCTCCCCCTTTACAAAATTTCCACCGTTATCAGACCTTATCTGTAGTGGTTCTCCTCTTCTTGCAATAAACCGCCATAGAGCATTAACAAAAGCCGTCCGTGTCGAGGCTGTACACCACTTCAATGTGAATCACCCTGATAGACGTGCATGTGAAGAGCACTCCATATCGCTTTGCCATGCTTCTTCCGCGTTTCACTTCAATAGGGCCGAAACAATCAACACCGACATGGCTGAAGGGAGGTGCGGACGGGTTTACTCTGTCTTCCGGCAAACTGGACATTTTCTTCTCTCCAACAGAAGCCTGCCTCCTTCTGCAGCTGAAGCTCGAGGAGATAATGCGACGCAGGGAGACTCTTGCTTGAATAATCCAGTATCTCTGCCGGATAAGAGAGAGAGTGTGCTCTAAGCCTGAGTGCCCACTGATTCTGTGGTAGTGCTGCGCTATGAGGTTGGAGATGTAATGATGCTTGGGTAATATCGCAGGATGCCTAGCTTCTGAGCTAATCATTGAATAGTGTAAGCGACCACTCACGCGAAGGATTCTGTTTACGAGAATAGGGTCAAGTTTCACAATAGAGCTTGACTTCTTGACTGCTCTCACGTCACCACGAAGCATCAACGTCTTGTCTTGGAAAGTACAGCTTTGAACGTATTTAATGATGGCATTCTCAGCTTTCTCTACTTTTAACACATCGAGAGGAGGAATCTTCTCCCCTAGTTCAGAAAATGACAACCTTTGGCCACTTCT includes these proteins:
- the LOC136895384 gene encoding bifunctional 3'-5' exonuclease/ATP-dependent helicase WRN-like, with the protein product MADMMEHTFAKVCEVFGIESLNKHQEDAIKYVVEEKKDVFVNLPTGFGKSLIYQALPLIYSCLQSTVEKNIIVVISPLTSLMKDQVMRLISLGITAISQAEITTEKQCNEVKNGDYSVVFGSPELWLGDEKWRKMAMSDCYRNSVRAVAVDEAHVICHWWQSKSQKHVAFREWFSKSQEFRSLIPGCPFIALTATATSDTRAVIFDSLLFENPRTILESPNKENIATIAFGMGVDCKQVHRTIHFGPAKNVEAYMQQSGRAGRDGKQSIAYLLYQSLQLIQVEKDIKKYIKTKSCRREFLMSFFDVQHSTKDPLHLCCDNCSLECKCEREDCIALCYPMASSTIEPPSPETQRNRTVSFAQTSLLGCELNIQISQVIDNCAKLFTLRDICNFVEIWDLSHAHKIYSILQKVFGDMVGTDLTVVSEDFSADEEDDLLPEDWNSILVDKELAELAIIEELSQIDMNDSEDDSTDNVLRDVPATALKSH
- the LOC136895385 gene encoding LOW QUALITY PROTEIN: uncharacterized protein (The sequence of the model RefSeq protein was modified relative to this genomic sequence to represent the inferred CDS: substituted 2 bases at 2 genomic stop codons), with the protein product MDPSWPYASFHAFKMPLRAMKPDPRIYLGHREVNYSQPTFGSLYPFDPTCSTSSPSSSSLGEANQLDSQSFSQSSQSTTKKYDKWTNEQQRYLLQLWADQQDMINSKDSRNAWCEIAETINNKFKTNKIMDKCLRKIKFLIDGYKENKEWNRNQTGGNLRKTIFYDEINAVLGCPLPXPXKHVQEPGDTSSAISSADTDSPLNRSAESSREEALIQKETAAPLKSRLERKEGQGKRKRKVNDAEEGDGEEHFRWAFDEIKSQGECVASSMEKMQEMQEMQM
- the LOC136895386 gene encoding uncharacterized protein; this encodes MELSAAVLSTRLDRIIRDEIELPIQEAVYWTDSTCVLRYIENDARRYQTFVAMPVERCIPWMLRFKNRLRNAVAKRRSGQRLSFSELGEKIPPLDVLKVEKAENAIIKYVQSCTFQDKTLMLRGDVRAVKKSSSIVKLDPILVNRILRVSGRLHYSMISSEARHPAILPKHHYISNLIAQHYHRISGHSGLEHTLSLIRQRYWIIQARVSLRRIISSSFSCRRRQASVGEKKMSSLPEDRVNPSAPPFSHVGVDCFGPIEVKRGRSMAKRYGVLFTCTSIRGEKELRQAVGDWNQDNFLLAKNVKWIFNPPAGSHHGGVWERCIRTVRKVAGALLKEQPLDDEGLLTLMCEVESITNGRPITKVLDDPKDLEALTPNHLLLLRAGPTLPPGAFTKEDNYPCRRWRQVQYLADVLAALDS